The genomic region CGTGTCGGTTAGTTCGGATCGAGAAGGAAGAGAGAGAGTTGCCATAAAAATTTTTAAGGCAACTACAAATGTGTTGCTATATACTAAAAATACTTAAGCTAAGTTTACACTCTATATGTTTTGTATTAAACATAGTTGGGGCCAGGCAATATTACATACAGGTAAAGAGTGGACCCGCCAATAGAAACCTAAACATAAGACAAGTTATTAATACTACATTACAGGTAAAGGACATAATTTAGTTATGGCTCTACGAAATatcttattattaattttaacatcAGCTACCCTTACTAATCCGTCCCTACCAGGGAACGTTTTTACTATTCGAGCCATTGGCCAATTTAATGGAGAGGTGTTCATATCCTTTACAATTACCAAATCACCTTCCTTTAAATTAGTTTGCTGGTATTTCCATTTGGGGCGGCTTTGGAGCTGACTCAAATAACTTTGAGACCAGGTTTTCCAAAAGTCTTGCTTAAGCTTAGTGCACATTTTCCAAAATGGAACCCGATTTACTGAGGTTTCAGTGAGATCGATTTCCGGATAAGCAGTCAAGGCTGCGCCACAAATGAAGTGTCCAGGAGTTATATAATCACAATCATTAGAAATAGCAGATAGTATAGGTCTACTGTTCAAAATGCCTTCAATCTCTATGATTACAGTGTTTAGTTGTTCGTAGGTCAAACATAGATTGCCTACTATTCTTTTAAAGTGGTGTTTTACACTTTTGACGCCACTTTCCCAAATTCCTCCAAACGTTGGAGAATAACTCGGtatccaattaaatgttatatagtTATTTGAGCAATATTTGTTGACAGAGTCTCTACAATCTTTGGAGGAAAATAGGTCATACAAATCTTTTAATGTATTAGAAGCACCCTTGAAGGTTTTTGCATTGTCACAAAATATGTTTGTGGGCATGCCACGCCGAGAAATAAATCGTTTAAGACATGCTAAGAAAGTTTCAGCCGTGAGATCAGAAACAAGTTCTAAGTGTATCGCTTTTACAGCAAAGCAAACAAAAAGCGCGATGTAGCCTTTTGTAATAATAGGTTTTCTAATGCGAGAAACCTTTACGTTAAACGGACCGCAGAAATCAATTCCTACATGCTGAAAGGGCCTGCTCTGAGTGATTCTTTCTTTAGGAAGATCTCCCATCAACTGCTTTGCTGCTTCCGCTTTCATAcgtatacattttatacatttatgcACCACCTTTTTTACCTCTCGTATACCATTCACAAGATGATGTCTCTGAGATAGAGAGCCTAATACTAGCCTAGCGCCTGCATGCATAAGTCTTAAGTGCTCTCGTTCTATAATGAGATCGGTAATAAAGGAGTTTTTTGGAAGTATAGTCGGATGCCGCTTGTCATAAGACAGGTTCTCTGCATTTTGCAGTCTCCCCACGGCTCTAATTACACCGTTTTTATCTAGAAATGCTAATTGATCACTAATTGTCACAGGCTTATTTTTTGAGAGCAGGACTAATTCTTTACTAAAATGCTCTGCCTGTGTACAACGTACTATCTTCAACATAGAGTCACGCAATTCCCTAGAAGTTAAATTTCTACTTGTTATTTTGTTGTCTTTGTTCAAGCAGTTATTGTAAAATCTATAAATAAAGCCTATTACTCTTTGAAGTTTATTCAagttagaatatttttttaataaatctagAGGCTCTACATTTGTGGTATGGCACAAAATTCCCTCTACATCGTTAGAAGACGCATCCAATGAAGCACCATGCGAGTCTACATGTGTCATGATATCGTCATAATTAAATTCTTCTAAGTTTGTATGTGTATAATTTACATCACAAAGACTTGGCGAACCATGCCACCATAAATCACACTCCTGCAGCTTATGTGGTTCAACTCCCCTTGATAATAAGTCGGCAGGATTATCTTTTGACCTAACATACAGCCATTGCGAGTTTTCAGTAAGCTCTActatttgtttgactctattttttacatatatagTACTTTTTACTGCCTCTGTTTTGATCCACCACAATACGATTTGGGAATCACTATAAAGATACATTTTATGAGGAACTCTATCTTTTAAAATCTTACTGACTCTACTTGCCAATTGCGCTAAAAGTAGAGCAGCAGAAAGCTCCAATTGAGGTATGGTGTGAGATTTAGAAAGTGGGGACACACGGGATTTGGAACACAATAAGTTCACTTGAACCGAGCCATCAGTCATAAAAACTCTTAGGTAGAGACAGCTCCCGAAAGCTTTAAGAGATGCATCGGCATACCCTACTAGCTCTACATGTGatactaatttaaaatttacacatctatctatttttatttgacccatttgttttaaattatttaaaaagtttgacCAGTATAGGAACTTTTCATTTGGGATTGTAGAGTCCCAATCTTTACGCATAGAGCTATGGAGTTCTTGCATGAATAGTTTGGCCACCACAATTACTGGGCCAATTAAACCAAGTGGGTCAAACATTTTCCCTATATAGCTGAgaatttttctttttgtattcaGTATTGTTGCCTCATCATGTGCAGGACAAGAGAAACTCAATTTATCTGAGTTTATTTCGAGTGTGAGACCTAATGTCTTCACGGTGTCGTTTTGACCTATCTCTACACTATCAATTTGTCTGTGCTCAACTGGTATATCGCTTAAAATTGGAGCATGGTTCGAGCACCATTTATGTAACGAGAAACTACCTAACTCCAAAAGCTCTACAATTTGCCTTTTCAGCTCTTGAAGTGTCTCTACATCATCAGCGCCAGTCAGCACATCATCAACAaatgtatttttgtaaataGCCTGAGCGGCCAAAGGAAATTGATCCTTATGCATATTTGCTAGCTCATTTAGAGCTCTTGTAGCTAAAAATGTACTCGATTTTAAACCGTACGTAACAGTTTGAAGCTGCAAGCAGTTGATAGGGTCTTTGGGCGATTCGCGCCATAAAATGTTTTGAAGTCCGCGTTGATGTTCATTAATAAAAACATTGCGAAACATTTTTTGAATGTCACAAGTTAAAATAAAGGGATAAGTCCTGAATAAAATAAGGATATCAAAGAGCTCACTCTGTACAACAGGTCCGTTCAGCATGACTTGATTCAGCGATGTCCCATTTCTAGATCTCATCGATCCATCAAAGACCACACGATGAGGTGAGGTTCGACTGGAAGGATTGAACACGCAGTGGTGTCCTAGAAAAAACACAGGACCATTTAAATCATAACACTCAATATCAACTATCTTTGCATGTCCTAATTCCAGATATAGGTCAAtaaattttttatattgttcaaaTAACAAAGGATCTTTTTGTAACCTTTTTTCTAACATTATGAATCTATTATAGGCAACAGAAAATGAGTCACCTAGGCCTAACTCTTCCATGGGGAAAGCTAATGGCATATCAACATAAAATCTATTGTCTTTTAGTGATACAGAGTcctgaaatattttttcagcttGCATAAACTCATCATTTGTAGATTTTTCCACTACAGGAAGCTTTTCAGAGAGCCAGAATTGCTCCATTACATTTTCCAATTtttcaccatcagata from Cydia amplana chromosome 19, ilCydAmpl1.1, whole genome shotgun sequence harbors:
- the LOC134657211 gene encoding uncharacterized protein LOC134657211 isoform X5 — its product is MATTHCCIRSAMCMWTSPGQIMMTVSSHYHPMLGCIKTENGPVFQNTMLGYVVGGSIPEQGTTCNIVTNLINISDGEKLENVMEQFWLSEKLPVVEKSTNDEFMQAEKIFQDSVSLKDNRFYVDMPLAFPMEELGLGDSFSVAYNRFIMLEKRLQKDPLLFEQYKKFIDLYLELGHAKIVDIECYDLNGPVFFLGHHCVFNPSSRTSPHRVVFDGSMRSRNGTSLNQVMLNGPVVQSELFDILILFRTYPFILTCDIQKMFRNVFINEHQRGLQNILWRESPKDPINCLQLQTVTYGLKSSTFLATRALNELANMHKDQFPLAAQAIYKNTFVDDVLTGADDVETLQELKRQIVELLELGSFSLHKWCSNHAPILSDIPVEHRQIDSVEIGQNDTVKTLGLTLEINSDKLSFSCPAHDEATILNTKRKILSYIGKMFDPLGLIGPVIVVAKLFMQELHSSMRKDWDSTIPNEKFLYWSNFLNNLKQMGQIKIDRCVNFKLVSHVELVGYADASLKAFGSCLYLRVFMTDGSVQVNLLCSKSRVSPLSKSHTIPQLELSAALLLAQLASRVSKILKDRVPHKMYLYSDSQIVLWWIKTEAVKSTIYVKNRVKQIVELTENSQWLYVRSKDNPADLLSRGVEPHKLQECDLWWHGSPSLCDVNYTHTNLEEFNYDDIMTHVDSHGASLDASSNDVEGILCHTTNVEPLDLLKKYSNLNKLQRVIGFIYRFYNNCLNKDNKITSRNLTSRELRDSMLKIVRCTQAEHFSKELVLLSKNKPVTISDQLAFLDKNGVIRAVGRLQNAENLSYDKRHPTILPKNSFITDLIIEREHLRLMHAGARLVLGSLSQRHHLVNGIREVKKVVHKCIKCIRMKAEAAKQLMGDLPKERITQSRPFQHVGIDFCGPFNVKVSRIRKPIITKGYIALFVCFAVKAIHLELVSDLTAETFLACLKRFISRRGMPTNIFCDNAKTFKGASNTLKDLYDLFSSKDCRDSVNKYCSNNYITFNWIPSYSPTFGGIWESGVKSVKHHFKRIVGNLCLTYEQLNTVIIEIEGILNSRPILSAISNDCDYITPGHFICGAALTAYPEIDLTETSVNRVPFWKMCTKLKQDFWKTWSQSYLSQLQSRPKWKYQQTNLKEGDLVIVKDMNTSPLNWPMARIVKTFPGRDGLVRVADVKINNKIFRRAITKLCPLPVM
- the LOC134657211 gene encoding uncharacterized protein LOC134657211 isoform X3 → MMEPNNIIGFRKQLCKVNEYVILTLQSCKNNVKIILKCHISDEITSKLPQRTLDVSKYHIPKNITLADDTFYITNDIPLLLAANIYFAILLQGCIKTENGPVFQNTMLGYVVGGSIPEQGTTCNIVTNLINISDGEKLENVMEQFWLSEKLPVVEKSTNDEFMQAEKIFQDSVSLKDNRFYVDMPLAFPMEELGLGDSFSVAYNRFIMLEKRLQKDPLLFEQYKKFIDLYLELGHAKIVDIECYDLNGPVFFLGHHCVFNPSSRTSPHRVVFDGSMRSRNGTSLNQVMLNGPVVQSELFDILILFRTYPFILTCDIQKMFRNVFINEHQRGLQNILWRESPKDPINCLQLQTVTYGLKSSTFLATRALNELANMHKDQFPLAAQAIYKNTFVDDVLTGADDVETLQELKRQIVELLELGSFSLHKWCSNHAPILSDIPVEHRQIDSVEIGQNDTVKTLGLTLEINSDKLSFSCPAHDEATILNTKRKILSYIGKMFDPLGLIGPVIVVAKLFMQELHSSMRKDWDSTIPNEKFLYWSNFLNNLKQMGQIKIDRCVNFKLVSHVELVGYADASLKAFGSCLYLRVFMTDGSVQVNLLCSKSRVSPLSKSHTIPQLELSAALLLAQLASRVSKILKDRVPHKMYLYSDSQIVLWWIKTEAVKSTIYVKNRVKQIVELTENSQWLYVRSKDNPADLLSRGVEPHKLQECDLWWHGSPSLCDVNYTHTNLEEFNYDDIMTHVDSHGASLDASSNDVEGILCHTTNVEPLDLLKKYSNLNKLQRVIGFIYRFYNNCLNKDNKITSRNLTSRELRDSMLKIVRCTQAEHFSKELVLLSKNKPVTISDQLAFLDKNGVIRAVGRLQNAENLSYDKRHPTILPKNSFITDLIIEREHLRLMHAGARLVLGSLSQRHHLVNGIREVKKVVHKCIKCIRMKAEAAKQLMGDLPKERITQSRPFQHVGIDFCGPFNVKVSRIRKPIITKGYIALFVCFAVKAIHLELVSDLTAETFLACLKRFISRRGMPTNIFCDNAKTFKGASNTLKDLYDLFSSKDCRDSVNKYCSNNYITFNWIPSYSPTFGGIWESGVKSVKHHFKRIVGNLCLTYEQLNTVIIEIEGILNSRPILSAISNDCDYITPGHFICGAALTAYPEIDLTETSVNRVPFWKMCTKLKQDFWKTWSQSYLSQLQSRPKWKYQQTNLKEGDLVIVKDMNTSPLNWPMARIVKTFPGRDGLVRVADVKINNKIFRRAITKLCPLPVM
- the LOC134657211 gene encoding uncharacterized protein LOC134657211 isoform X4 → MKATVSRATTHCCIRSAMCMWTSPGQIMMTVSSHYHPMLGCIKTENGPVFQNTMLGYVVGGSIPEQGTTCNIVTNLINISDGEKLENVMEQFWLSEKLPVVEKSTNDEFMQAEKIFQDSVSLKDNRFYVDMPLAFPMEELGLGDSFSVAYNRFIMLEKRLQKDPLLFEQYKKFIDLYLELGHAKIVDIECYDLNGPVFFLGHHCVFNPSSRTSPHRVVFDGSMRSRNGTSLNQVMLNGPVVQSELFDILILFRTYPFILTCDIQKMFRNVFINEHQRGLQNILWRESPKDPINCLQLQTVTYGLKSSTFLATRALNELANMHKDQFPLAAQAIYKNTFVDDVLTGADDVETLQELKRQIVELLELGSFSLHKWCSNHAPILSDIPVEHRQIDSVEIGQNDTVKTLGLTLEINSDKLSFSCPAHDEATILNTKRKILSYIGKMFDPLGLIGPVIVVAKLFMQELHSSMRKDWDSTIPNEKFLYWSNFLNNLKQMGQIKIDRCVNFKLVSHVELVGYADASLKAFGSCLYLRVFMTDGSVQVNLLCSKSRVSPLSKSHTIPQLELSAALLLAQLASRVSKILKDRVPHKMYLYSDSQIVLWWIKTEAVKSTIYVKNRVKQIVELTENSQWLYVRSKDNPADLLSRGVEPHKLQECDLWWHGSPSLCDVNYTHTNLEEFNYDDIMTHVDSHGASLDASSNDVEGILCHTTNVEPLDLLKKYSNLNKLQRVIGFIYRFYNNCLNKDNKITSRNLTSRELRDSMLKIVRCTQAEHFSKELVLLSKNKPVTISDQLAFLDKNGVIRAVGRLQNAENLSYDKRHPTILPKNSFITDLIIEREHLRLMHAGARLVLGSLSQRHHLVNGIREVKKVVHKCIKCIRMKAEAAKQLMGDLPKERITQSRPFQHVGIDFCGPFNVKVSRIRKPIITKGYIALFVCFAVKAIHLELVSDLTAETFLACLKRFISRRGMPTNIFCDNAKTFKGASNTLKDLYDLFSSKDCRDSVNKYCSNNYITFNWIPSYSPTFGGIWESGVKSVKHHFKRIVGNLCLTYEQLNTVIIEIEGILNSRPILSAISNDCDYITPGHFICGAALTAYPEIDLTETSVNRVPFWKMCTKLKQDFWKTWSQSYLSQLQSRPKWKYQQTNLKEGDLVIVKDMNTSPLNWPMARIVKTFPGRDGLVRVADVKINNKIFRRAITKLCPLPVM
- the LOC134657211 gene encoding uncharacterized protein LOC134657211 isoform X2 — translated: MSTEMEKLKKLRVIRSQCKGTITRIDSFVKDPVALAAASADILEARKEKLISTLKDYEKVQMDILSIDEGDGEQGHNTLLHQERNVHVDKPRTNNDDSQQPLSSDAGEFDIAVNTILNCVSDSGVLLPTIKVKLITKNNEEVTCKALLDTASQGSFIRSDLVSRLGLKPMMEPNNIIGFRKQLCKVNEYVILTLQSCKNNVKIILKCHISDEITSKLPQRTLDVSKYHIPKNITLADDTFYITNDIPLLLAANIYFAILLQGCIKTENGPVFQNTMLGYVVGGSIPEQGTTCNIVTNLINISDGEKLENVMEQFWLSEKLPVVEKSTNDEFMQAEKIFQDSVSLKDNRFYVDMPLAFPMEELGLGDSFSVAYNRFIMLEKRLQKDPLLFEQYKKFIDLYLELGHAKIVDIECYDLNGPVFFLGHHCVFNPSSRTSPHRVVFDGSMRSRNGTSLNQVMLNGPVVQSELFDILILFRTYPFILTCDIQKMFRNVFINEHQRGLQNILWRESPKDPINCLQLQTVTYGLKSSTFLATRALNELANMHKDQFPLAAQAIYKNTFVDDVLTGADDVETLQELKRQIVELLELGSFSLHKWCSNHAPILSDIPVEHRQIDSVEIGQNDTVKTLGLTLEINSDKLSFSCPAHDEATILNTKRKILSYIGKMFDPLGLIGPVIVVAKLFMQELHSSMRKDWDSTIPNEKFLYWSNFLNNLKQMGQIKIDRCVNFKLVSHVELVGYADASLKAFGSCLYLRVFMTDGSVQVNLLCSKSRVSPLSKSHTIPQLELSAALLLAQLASRVSKILKDRVPHKMYLYSDSQIVLWWIKTEAVKSTIYVKNRVKQIVELTENSQWLYVRSKDNPADLLSRGVEPHKLQECDLWWHGSPSLCDVNYTHTNLEEFNYDDIMTHVDSHGASLDASSNDVEGILCHTTNVEPLDLLKKYSNLNKLQRVIGFIYRFYNNCLNKDNKITSRNLTSRELRDSMLKIVRCTQAEHFSKELVLLSKNKPVTISDQLAFLDKNGVIRAVGRLQNAENLSYDKRHPTILPKNSFITDLIIEREHLRLMHAGARLVLGSLSQRHHLVNGIREVKKVVHKCIKCIRMKAEAAKQLMGDLPKERITQSRPFQHVGIDFCGPFNVKVSRIRKPIITKGYIALFVCFAVKAIHLELVSDLTAETFLACLKRFISRRGMPTNIFCDNAKTFKGASNTLKDLYDLFSSKDCRDSVNKYCSNNYITFNWIPSYSPTFGGIWESGVKSVKHHFKRIVGNLCLTYEQLNTVIIEIEGILNSRPILSAISNDCDYITPGHFICGAALTAYPEIDLTETSVNRVPFWKMCTKLKQDFWKTWSQSYLSQLQSRPKWKYQQTNLKEGDLVIVKDMNTSPLNWPMARIVKTFPGRDGLVRVADVKINNKIFRRAITKLCPLPVM
- the LOC134657211 gene encoding uncharacterized protein LOC134657211 isoform X1, whose protein sequence is MSTEMEKLKKLRVIRSQCKGTITRIDSFVKDPVALAAASADILEARKEKLISTLKDYEKVQMDILSIDEGDGEQVGDIEEKYYSILAKINSSLKMLNSKVTSECHNASTCKLPTIEIPFYDGKDFTKFKPFFDLFTAVIDRNTSLSDVQKLFYLRKYLQDDALAVILNLPLVNESYKEAIQLLKKRFDNKARLVANHIGILLDISNIQKGTAASIRTFVSQINQQMHALKNLDEPVDKWDMLLISILTRKLDQFTHRAYQLDRDSDTMPTMAGFIEYLEKRAIALEDSHQNKHSTYYDGANKHVNNKSTCYEGTHKSIPKVTNVVSKSLPPCRYCDNKDHQIYNCPIFKILPIAQRQSYVNEKHMCNVCLNNHDGKCKFTFKCKMCKQGHNTLLHQERNVHVDKPRTNNDDSQQPLSSDAGEFDIAVNTILNCVSDSGVLLPTIKVKLITKNNEEVTCKALLDTASQGSFIRSDLVSRLGLKPMMEPNNIIGFRKQLCKVNEYVILTLQSCKNNVKIILKCHISDEITSKLPQRTLDVSKYHIPKNITLADDTFYITNDIPLLLAANIYFAILLQGCIKTENGPVFQNTMLGYVVGGSIPEQGHHCVFNPSSRTSPHRVVFDGSMRSRNGTSLNQVMLNGPVVQSELFDILILFRTYPFILTCDIQKMFRNVFINEHQRGLQNILWRESPKDPINCLQLQTVTYGLKSSTFLATRALNELANMHKDQFPLAAQAIYKNTFVDDVLTGADDVETLQELKRQIVELLELGSFSLHKWCSNHAPILSDIPVEHRQIDSVEIGQNDTVKTLGLTLEINSDKLSFSCPAHDEATILNTKRKILSYIGKMFDPLGLIGPVIVVAKLFMQELHSSMRKDWDSTIPNEKFLYWSNFLNNLKQMGQIKIDRCVNFKLVSHVELVGYADASLKAFGSCLYLRVFMTDGSVQVNLLCSKSRVSPLSKSHTIPQLELSAALLLAQLASRVSKILKDRVPHKMYLYSDSQIVLWWIKTEAVKSTIYVKNRVKQIVELTENSQWLYVRSKDNPADLLSRGVEPHKLQECDLWWHGSPSLCDVNYTHTNLEEFNYDDIMTHVDSHGASLDASSNDVEGILCHTTNVEPLDLLKKYSNLNKLQRVIGFIYRFYNNCLNKDNKITSRNLTSRELRDSMLKIVRCTQAEHFSKELVLLSKNKPVTISDQLAFLDKNGVIRAVGRLQNAENLSYDKRHPTILPKNSFITDLIIEREHLRLMHAGARLVLGSLSQRHHLVNGIREVKKVVHKCIKCIRMKAEAAKQLMGDLPKERITQSRPFQHVGIDFCGPFNVKVSRIRKPIITKGYIALFVCFAVKAIHLELVSDLTAETFLACLKRFISRRGMPTNIFCDNAKTFKGASNTLKDLYDLFSSKDCRDSVNKYCSNNYITFNWIPSYSPTFGGIWESGVKSVKHHFKRIVGNLCLTYEQLNTVIIEIEGILNSRPILSAISNDCDYITPGHFICGAALTAYPEIDLTETSVNRVPFWKMCTKLKQDFWKTWSQSYLSQLQSRPKWKYQQTNLKEGDLVIVKDMNTSPLNWPMARIVKTFPGRDGLVRVADVKINNKIFRRAITKLCPLPVM